Proteins from one Archocentrus centrarchus isolate MPI-CPG fArcCen1 chromosome 8, fArcCen1, whole genome shotgun sequence genomic window:
- the crebbpb gene encoding CREB binding protein b isoform X3, which yields MADNLMDVGPPTAKRPKIHSPPSGSDGPDLVSLFDLENDLPDELIPNGDLGMGMSSNGGPGGGGPGLNSVVPDAAAKHKQLSELLRPGSSNILGGGPPQGGMVGNQLGGVLGKNTLGQGSPNHHSPQGQKGGVSAGQGNGNTGMSFNQAMLNSGQGHGVMGQTGQVINGAMGPTGRGRPGPGMQYQGQAMHGTQVGAGPGAGSSVVADALTQGGPQLGAHNTMNAQQAGNMNKMPMSGAPFGQQYSQAGVQQMGAAGVNTQQLQNKTAISNNLPQFPADLKGAGSVPNMMPQQVASMVPAPGGVSAGPTADPEKRKLIQQQLVLLLHAHKCQRREQANGEVRACTLPHCRTMKNVLNHMTHCQAGKACHVAHCASSRQIISHWKNCTRHDCPVCLPLKNASDKRNQQPTLSSPGASLQNAMNTVGPGQPSATAISTAATHIDPSSMQRAYAALGLPYGNQSPGQIQGQGPSQQNPQGPQHQQLRNMNPLGSNQMNQMAGSMGTPSSDQTGMHSDSSLPSTLNNPLMPDGSVVGGMGNLPAATPLSATGLRKAWHEHVTQDLRTHLVHKLVQAIFPTPDPAALKDRRMENLVAYARKVEGDMYESANSRDEYYHFLAEKIYKIQKELEEKRRSRLQNQPGVGPAGPQQPQPNALGPGQAIRPPNGPAPMPNMPNQIMNRIQVSQGMNQFNPMAVQNAPMSQAPMGGRTPSPRSHPQQMNMNMPAMGMSPSRMPQNQGMMGSHANNMVTQPANQGQFLPQGQFPVSAGGSMNVNIGLGPAMSQAAVSQSQNSNLPLNALGSHGSQLPCGPTAQPTLGTTPPPSASASLQQQQHPPQPHHTPTQSQMLPQPSTPVSTGGPSSTPTHIPSGLPRPPSALGTPPDLSHPLTPLQPQPEPLSQMQQPTSVQAQHPSTPLSQAAASIDNRVPTPGSVAELSSMQALPDMSSTEAKAEVKDEEDDSSSLKKQNDVKMEQEEETKPPLVKKEEPDAAEPKQEPMETEEKKPEMKIEPKEEEESGANSTSAASTTQNRKKIFKPEELRQALMPTLEALYKQDPESLPFRQPVDPMLLGIPDYFDIVKNPIDLSTIKRKLDTGQYQEPWQYVEDVWLMFNNAWLYNRKTSRVYKYCTKLAEVFEAEIDPVMQGLGYCCGRKFEFSPQTLCCYGKQLCTISRDSTYYSYQNRYHYCEKCFNEIQGNSVTLGDDPSQPQTMISKDQFEKKKNDTLDPEPFVECKDCGRKMHQICVLHYDVIWPSGFICDNCLKKSGKTRKENKFSARRLQSTRLGSYIEDRVNKYLKRQNHPEAGEVFVRVVASSDKTVEVKPGMKSRFVDSAEMVESFPYRTKALFAFEEIDGVDVCFFGMHVQEYGSECPFPNTRRVYISYLDSIHFFRPRMLRTAVYHEILIGYLEYVKKLGYVMGHIWACPPSEGDDYIFHCHPPDQKIPKPKRLQEWYRKMLDKAFAERIIHDYKDIFKQATEDRLTSAYELPYFEGDFWPNVLEESIKELEQEEEERKKEENTASSETTEGAHADSKNAKKKNNKKTNKNKSSVSRANKKKPGMPNVANDLSQKLYATMEKHKEVFFVIHLHAGPVINTLPPIMDPDPLLTCDLMDGRDAFLTLARDKHWEFSSLRRCKWSTMCMLVELHNQGQDRFVYTCNECKHHVETRWHCTVCEDYDLCINCYNTKGHEHQMVKWGLGIDDDSNGQSGEASKSPQESRRLSIQRCIQSLVHACQCRNANCSLPSCQKMKRVVQHTKGCKRKTNGGCPVCKQLIALCCYHAKHCQENKCPVPFCLNIKHKLRQQQLQHRLQQAQMMRRRMATMAGRGMPMPSPPTSTAPDTPNSVQQPNTPQTPQPMSNQPQQQQPPNPTNISQGFPSNGRNSQPPTPVPQGKPGPQSSPLHQQQSPMPNMPHQQQPQPPPQQQQQPLLQALKVARQIEMVAKAKHQQQQQNYAMNGMPMSHPRMMGPMQMQMMPRGPQVMQPMQQGQWGPGMQNPPGHQPHAPPQQGPMPLQQAQENPMPQQGQLMQRPMMPQPGLQMPGVMPPQGPSQQGLTQQQQNMPRGMPGNIPPSALQELLRTLKSPSSPQQQQQVLSILKSNPHLMAAFIKQRTAKYQANQPQQQQQPQQQNPQAMLGSQPGMQTMAGMANQVQRPVMAPQQQPPQQVGPQGMAPMGPQGQMMNAVPNGNAQMYRRQQLVRMLQQQQQQQQQGGLPQAHSQFPQQQPGPGSYSQLRMQQQHMAMQGGGGPMGPLPPTSQMGQPGMGMDGQQNFQQRMLQQQQHQMMKQQLGSPAQANSMSPQPHMLQGQAQAGAHLPGQTMANTLGSQVCSPAPVQSPRPPSQQAPHSSPSPRIQPQPSPQHGALHSSSPHPSLGGPMSGSMEQSHMGTPEQSAMLPQLNTPNRGGLTSDMGIVGDTTGDTLEKFVEGL from the exons ATGCCGATGTCAGGAGCTCCATTTGGCCAGCAGTACAGCCAGGCTGGGGTGCAACAGATGGGGGCAGCAGGGGTCAACACCCAACAACTGCAGAACAAGACAGCTATTTCTAACAACCTGCCTCAGTTCCCTGCTGATTTGAAGGGAGCTGGGAGTGTGCCAAACATG ATGCCGCAGCAGGTAGCGTCAATGGTCCCTGCTCCTGGTGGTGTGTCCGCAGGCCCGACGGCTGACCCCGAGAAGCGAAAACtcattcagcagcagctggtcCTGCTGCTGCATGCACACAAGTGCCAGCGGCGGGAGCAGGCCAACGGGGAGGTGAGGGCCTGCACTCTGCCCCACTGCCGCACCATGAAGAACGTGCTCAACCACATGACCCACTGCCAGGCTGGCAAGGCCTGCCACG TTGCACATTGTGCATCATCCAGACAGATCATCTCCCACTGGAAGAACTGTACGCGGCACGACTGTCCGGTCTGCCTGCCTTTGAAGAATGCAAGTGACAAAAGGAATCAGCAGC CTACGCTAAGTTCCCCTGGAGCCAGTCTGCAAAATGCCATGAATACAGTTGGACCTGGCCAGCCCAGCGCAACAGCCATCAGCACCGCTGCCACACATATTGACCCCAGCTCCATGCAGAGGGCCTATGCAGCTCTGGGCCTGCCATAtgggaaccagtctcctggtcAGATCCAGGGGCAGGGTCCATCTCAGCAAAACCCGCAGGGCCCCCAGCACCAGCAGCTGCGAAATATGAACCCATTAG gCTCTAATCAGATGAACCAGATGGCTGGAAGCATGGGTACCCCGTCCTCGGACCAGACTGGCATGCACTCTGACTCCTCGTTGCCCTCCACACTCAACAA TCCGCTGATGCCAGATGGGTCAGTAGTAGGAGGCATGGGAAACCTGCCCGCTGCCACCCCTCTGTCTGCCACAGGGCTAAGGAAGGCCTGGCATGAACACGTCACTCAGGACCTGCGCACCCATCTGGTGCACAAACT AGTACAAGCCATATTTCCCACCCCAGACCCAGCAGCACTTAAGGACCGGCGAATGGAGAACCTGGTGGCTTACGCGCGCAAGGTTGAGGGTGACATGTATGAGTCTGCTAACAGCAGG GATGAGTACTACCACTTCCTGGCAGAAAAAATTTACAAGATACAAAAGGAACTGGAGGAGAAAAGGCGCTCCCGGCTTCAGAATCAGCCTGGCGTGGGACCAGCTGGGCCTCAGCAGCCTCAGCCCAACGCCTTGGGCCCAGGACAAGCCATCCGACCTCCTA ACGGACCTGCACCTATGCCCAACATGCCAAATCAGATAATGAACCGCATTCAGGTATCCCAAG GAATGAATCAGTTTAACCCAATGGCAGTGCAGAATGCACCGATGTCTCAGGCACCCATGGGAGGAAGGACTCCATCCCCCAGGAGCCATCCTCAGCAGATGAACATGAACATGCCAGCG ATGGGAATGTCCCCATCAAGGATGCCTCAGAATCAAGGAATGATGGGTAGTCATGCTAATAACATGGTGACTCAGCCAGCCAACCAAGGCCAATTCCTGCCACAGGGCCAGTTTCCTGTAAGTGCAGGTGGATCAATGAATGTGAATATAGGTTTGGGACCTGCCATGTCACAGGCTGCTGTCTCACAG TCGCAAAACTCTAACCTGCCCCTGAATGCACTGGGATCCCATGGCTCCCAACTGCCCTGCGGCCCTACAGCTCAGCCCACTCTGGGTACCACCCCTCCACCCAGTGCCTCTGctagcctgcagcagcagcagcacccgcCACAGCCACACCATACTCCCACACAGTCCCAAATGCTCCCACAGCCCTCCACTCCCGTGTCCACTGGTGGGCCATCCTCCACCCCAACCCACATACCCAGTGGCCTCCCTCGTCCCCCCTCAGCCCTGGGAACACCACCTGACCTTTCCCACCCGCTCACACCCTTGCAGCCCCAACCTGAGCCCCTCAGCCAGATGCAGCAGCCCACCTCTGTGCAGGCGCAGCACCCCAGCACACCG TTGTCCCAGGCAGCAGCAAGCATAGATAACAGAGTGCCTACCCCAGGCTCTGTGGCTGAACTAAGTTCCATGCAGGCCCTGCCTGACATGAGCAGCACTGAAGCCAAAGCTGAAGtaaaagatgaagaagatgacAGCAGCTCTTTGAAGAAGCAGAATGATGTAAAAATGGAG CAGGAGGAAGAAACCAAACCCCCACTGGTGAAGAAGGAGGAGCCAGATGCAGCAGAACCAAAGCAGGAACCAATGGAAACTGAGGAGAAGAAGCCAGAGATGAAGATAGAAcccaaagaagaggaggaaagtggGGCTAACAGCACGTCGGCTGCTTCCACCACTCAGAACCgcaaaaaaa TTTTCAAGCCAGAGGAGCTGAGGCAAGCCCTAATGCCAACACTTGAGGCCCTTTACAAGCAAGACCCAGAGTCCCTGCCTTTCAGACAACCTGTAGACCCAATGCTATTGGGTATCCCT GACTACTTTGACATAGTGAAGAACCCCATTGACTTATCGACCATCAAGCGCAAGTTGGATACGGGTCAGTACCAGGAGCCGTGGCAGTATGTGGAAGACGTGTGGCTCATGTTCAACAACGCATGGCTGTACAACCGTAAAACATCCCGAGTCTACAAGTACTGCACGAAACTGGCAGAAGTGTTTGAAGCCGAAATTGATCCTGTCATGCAGGGTCTGGGCTACTGCTGCGGCAGGAAG TTTGAGTTCTCACCCCAGACATTGTGTTGCTACGGCAAACAGTTGTGCACCATCTCCAGGGATAGCACCTACTACAGCTACCAGAACAG GTATCACTACTGTGAGAAGTGCTTCAACGAGATCCAGGGCAACAGTGTGACCCTGGGAGACGACCCGTCACAGCCACAGAC CATGATATCTAAAGATCAgtttgaaaagaagaaaaatgacacATTGGACCCTGAGCC GTTTGTTGAATGTAAAGACTGTGGACGAAAGATGCATCAGATCTGTGTGCTGCACTATGACGTCATTTGGCCGTCAGG CTTTATCTGTGACAACTGTCTGAAGAAGTCTGGTAaaacaagaaaggaaaacaagTTTTCAGCCAGGA ggtTGCAGTCCACAAGGTTGGGGTCGTACATTGAAGACAGAGTTAATAAGTACTTGAAAAGGCAGAACCACCCAGAGGCTGGTGAGGTGTTTGTGCGAGTGGTTGCCAGCTCTGACAAAACTGTGGAGGTTAAGCCTGGCATGAAGTCTAG GTTTGTAGACTCAGCTGAGATGGTGGAGAGCTTCCCCTACAGAACCAAAGCACTTTTTGCATTTGAGGAAATAGATGGGGTGGACGTTTGTTTCTTTGGAATGCACGTCCAGGAGTACGGCTCAGAGTGCCCCTTTCCAAATACCAG acGGGTTTACATATCATACCTCGACAGTATTCACTTCTTCAGACCACGTATGCTAAGGACTGCAGTATACCATGAGATCTTAATAGGTTACCTGGAGTATGTGAAGAAACTTGG GTATGTGATGGGTCACATTTGGGCCTGCCCACCCAGTGAAGGAGATGACTATATTTTCCACTGCCACCCTCCGGACCAGAAGATCCCCAAGCCCAAGAGGCTTCAAGAGTGGTACAGAAAGATGCTGGACAAGGCTTTTGCTGAGAGGATCATACATGATTACAAG gACATTTTCAAGCAGGCAACAGAAGACAGGCTGACCAGTGCCTATGAGCTGCCGTACTTTGAAGGTGACTTTTGGCCTAATGTACTGGAGGAGAGCATCaaggagctggagcaggaggaggaagaacgGAAAAAGGAGGAGAACACAGCCTCCTCTGAGACGACAGAG GGAGCCCACGCTGACAGCAAGAATGCCaaaaagaagaacaacaagaaaaccaacaaaaacaagagCAGTGTCAGTCGAGCCAATAAGAAAAAGCCTGGCATGCCAAATGTAGCCAATGATCTGTCCCAGAAGCTCTACGCCACAATGGAGAAACATAAGGAG GTATTTTTTGTTATCCACCTCCACGCCGGGCCAGTCATTAACACCTTGCCACCCATCATGGACCCTGACCCTCTGTTGACTTGTGACCTGATGGATGGACGTGATGCGTTTCTGACTTTGGCCAGGGACAAGCACTGGGAGTTCAGCTCGCTGAGAAGGTGCAAGTGGAGCACAATGTGCATGTTGGTGGAGCTGCATAACCAAGGCCAGGACCGCTTTGTGTACACTTGCAATGAGTGCAAACACCATGTTGAGACTCGCTGGCACTGCACAGTTTGTGAG GACTATGACCTATGCATTAACTGCTACAACACTAAAGGCCATGAGCACCAAATGGTGAAGTGGGGTCTGGGCATCGATGATGACAGCAACGGTCAAAGTGGAGAGGCCTCCAAGAGCCCTCAGGAGAGTCGACGCCTTAGCATCCAGCGCTGCATCCAGTCCCTGGTCCACGCCTGCCAGTGCCGTAATGCCAACTGCTCTTTGCCGTCCTGCCAGAAGATGAAGAGGGTGGTTCAGCACACCAAGGGCTGCAAGCGCAAGACCAATGGTGGCTGTCCTGTGTGCAAGCAGCTCATCGCTTTATGCTGTTATCATGCCAAGCACTGTCAGGAGAACAAGTGTCCCGTGCCCTTCTGCCTCAACATCAAGCACAAACTTcgtcagcagcagctgcagcacaggCTTCAGCAGGCTCAAATGATGCGCCGCAGAATGGCCACCATGGCTGGAAGGGGTATGCCTATGCCATCTCCACCTACCTCAACTGCCCCTGACACCCCAAATTCTGTGCAGCAGCCTAATACACCCCAGACTCCCCAGCCCATGTCCAACCAGCCCCAACAacagcaaccaccaaacccCACCAATATTTCCCAAGGCTTTCCCAGTAATGGCCGCAACAGTCAGCCTCCAACGCCAGTGCCACAGGGTAAACCAGGGCCTCAGTCATCCCCTCTCCATCAGCAGCAGTCACCCATGCCCAACATGCCACACCAACAGCAGCCTCAGCCCccgccacagcagcagcagcagccattgCTGCAAGCCCTGAAGGTGGCCAGGCAGATTGAGATGGTAGCTAAGGCAAAGcatcagcagcaacagcagaatTATGCCATGAATGGGATGCCCATGAGCCACCCACGCATGATGGGGCCCATGCAGATGCAGATGATGCCACGTGGGCCCCAGGTGATGCAGCCTATGCAGCAGGGCCAGTGGGGTCCGGGGATGCAGAATCCCCCAGGTCATCAGCCACATGCTCCTCCCCAACAAGGCCCCATGCCTCTTCAGCAGGCTCAGGAAAACCCAATGCCCCAGCAAGGCCAGCTGATGCAGAGGCCCATGATGCCCCAGCCTGGTCTCCAGATGCCTGGGGTCATGCCTCCGCAGGGCCCCTCACAGCAGGGTttgacacaacaacaacaaaacatgccCCGTGGTATGCCTGGTAACATTCCTCCAAGTGCCCTGCAGGAGCTATTGCGCACCCTCAAATCACCCAGCTCcccacagcagcaacaacaggtcCTGAGCATCCTGAAATCTAACCCCCACCTCATGGCTGCCTTCATTAAACAGAGGACTGCCAAGTACCAAGCCAACCAgccacagcaacagcagcagccccAGCAGCAGAATCCTCAAGCCATGCTGGGATCCCAGCCAGGAATGCAGACAATGGCAGGCATGGCAAACCAGGTGCAAAGGCCAGTGATGGCACCTCAACAGCAGCCTCCTCAGCAGGTAGGACCCCAGGGAATGGCGCCCATGGGCCCCCAAGGCCAGATGATGAATGCTGTTCCAAATGGAAATGCTCAAATGTACCGCAGACAGCAGCTCGTCaggatgctgcagcagcagcagcagcagcagcagcagggaggtTTGCCTCAGGCCCACAGCCAGTTCCCCCAGCAGCAACCAGGACCAGGAAGCTACTCCCAGCTCCgtatgcagcagcagcacatggcTATGCAGGGAGGTGGGGGGCCTATGGGACCGCTCCCTCCCACGTCTCAAATGGGCCAACCTGGGATGGGAATGGATGGACAGCAGAACTTCCAGCAACGCATGCttcagcagcaacagcatcaGATGATGAAGCAGCAGCTGGGCTCTCCGGCACAGGCTAACTCGATGAGTCCGCAGCCTCACATGCTCCAAGGCCAAGCTCAGGCAGGAGCTCACCTACCTGGCCAGACAATGGCAAACACCCTGGGAAGCCAAGTATGCTCTCCAGCCCCAGTGCAGTCACCGCGCCCACCTTCGCAACAAGCCCCTCATTCCAGTCCCTCCCCGCGGATACAACCCCAGCCATCACCTCAGCACGGTGCCCTCCACTCCAGCTCTCCCCACCCCAGCCTCGGAGGTCCCATGTCAGGCTCGATGGAACAGAGTCATATGGGAACACCAGAGCAGAGCGCCATGCTCCCGCAACTTAACACACCAAACCGAGGGGGGTTGACTAGTGACATGGGTATAGTGGGTGACACGACGGGAGACACACTAGAGAAATTTGTTGAAGGATTGTAG